The Halococcus salifodinae DSM 8989 genome includes a region encoding these proteins:
- a CDS encoding IMPACT family protein, with product MSDAAETYRTVAGRGEAAFEVQGSRFFGHVAPADSVDAAEAFVAEIEAEYADATHNVPAYRVRADPLREYASDDGEPGGSAGKPALTVLEREELENVVAVVTRYYGGTNLGVGGLSRAYGRAVKLGVDEADIVTEEPHETVSIVVEYDDSGTVRGIIEGSDVEFEATYGERVAFQVRVPVAERDALRERVLSATSGRAAIDTGDESQEDGRTDGE from the coding sequence ATGAGCGACGCGGCCGAGACCTACAGGACCGTCGCGGGGCGCGGCGAGGCAGCCTTCGAGGTCCAGGGATCGCGCTTTTTCGGTCACGTCGCCCCTGCCGACTCGGTCGACGCTGCGGAGGCGTTCGTCGCGGAGATTGAAGCAGAGTACGCGGACGCGACCCACAACGTGCCCGCCTACCGCGTCCGCGCCGATCCACTCAGAGAGTACGCGAGCGACGACGGCGAACCCGGTGGCTCGGCGGGCAAGCCGGCGCTGACGGTTTTAGAACGCGAGGAGCTCGAAAACGTCGTCGCGGTCGTCACACGCTACTACGGCGGGACCAACCTCGGGGTCGGCGGGCTGTCGCGGGCCTACGGCCGCGCGGTCAAGCTCGGAGTCGACGAGGCCGACATCGTCACGGAGGAGCCCCACGAGACCGTCTCGATCGTGGTCGAGTACGACGACTCGGGGACCGTCCGCGGGATCATCGAGGGGTCGGACGTCGAGTTCGAAGCGACGTACGGCGAACGAGTCGCGTTTCAGGTTCGTGTACCGGTGGCGGAACGCGACGCGCTCCGTGAGCGAGTGCTGAGCGCGACCAGCGGACGGGCGGCGATCGATACCGGCGACGAGAGTCAGGAGGACGGCCGAACGGACGGAGAATGA
- a CDS encoding glutaredoxin family protein, whose translation MAFQRGDDLDQEAVNERVDTAIDEHEVVLFMKGNELMPQCGYSDRALGLIGQYREEFETVDVLESLDEYRVALERHSGWETTPQTFVDGEFVGGSDVLAELDERGDLETTLVTG comes from the coding sequence ATGGCGTTTCAACGCGGCGACGACCTCGACCAGGAAGCGGTCAACGAACGCGTCGACACCGCCATCGACGAGCACGAGGTCGTCCTCTTCATGAAGGGAAACGAGCTGATGCCCCAGTGTGGCTACTCCGACCGCGCGCTCGGGCTCATCGGCCAGTATCGCGAGGAGTTCGAAACCGTCGACGTACTCGAATCGCTCGACGAGTATCGGGTCGCGCTCGAACGCCACAGCGGGTGGGAGACGACTCCGCAGACGTTCGTCGACGGCGAGTTCGTCGGCGGCAGCGACGTGCTCGCCGAACTCGACGAGCGGGGCGATCTCGAAACGACGCTTGTAACGGGGTGA
- the upp gene encoding uracil phosphoribosyltransferase, with product MPIEDRDPASLITHALARDTLSRLRSVETEQVAFRKGLVKLGRICGYEIIDGAMETEYVSITTPLAETTGEHVKGLDDVVIVNVLRAATPFVEGLLKAFPRAKQGVISAGRDESAGMTDGEFPITIDYTKLPEITEDDTVIVADPMLATGSTMCRVLEHVLKDAPEPEDLFVLSAVSAPSGLLRVGERFPEADLLTVSIDDRLDDDGFIVPGLGDAGDRAFRTQ from the coding sequence ATGCCCATCGAGGACCGCGATCCCGCTTCGCTCATCACGCACGCGCTCGCCCGAGACACGCTCTCACGGCTCCGCAGCGTCGAAACCGAACAGGTCGCCTTCCGAAAAGGACTGGTGAAACTCGGTCGGATCTGTGGCTACGAGATCATCGACGGCGCGATGGAGACCGAGTACGTCTCGATCACGACGCCGCTGGCCGAAACCACCGGCGAACACGTCAAAGGTCTCGACGACGTGGTGATCGTGAACGTGCTCCGTGCGGCGACGCCGTTCGTCGAAGGCCTCCTGAAGGCGTTCCCACGCGCGAAACAGGGCGTCATCTCCGCCGGCCGCGACGAGTCAGCCGGGATGACCGACGGCGAGTTCCCGATCACGATCGACTACACCAAACTCCCCGAGATCACCGAAGACGACACCGTGATCGTCGCCGATCCGATGCTCGCCACCGGGAGTACGATGTGTCGGGTGCTGGAACACGTCCTTAAGGACGCACCCGAGCCCGAGGACCTGTTCGTGCTCTCCGCAGTCAGCGCGCCCTCGGGACTGCTCCGCGTCGGCGAACGCTTCCCCGAAGCCGACCTCCTCACGGTCAGCATTGACGATCGTCTCGACGACGACGGATTCATCGTTCCTGGTCTCGGCGACGCAGGCGACCGCGCGTTCCGCACGCAGTAA
- a CDS encoding nucleotidyltransferase domain-containing protein, with amino-acid sequence MSEHTVHLDAIRDHLEAVIEDAGITIELGVVFGSRVRGTATEASDTDLLLVAADFAGVPGYRRPAPILERWEHARYGPVDVLCYTPEEYNEFRERDERTLPDRARAEGIVLLSEPNGSEIHADPAETKDARRE; translated from the coding sequence ATGAGCGAGCACACGGTCCATCTCGACGCGATCCGCGATCACCTCGAAGCCGTCATCGAGGATGCCGGAATCACGATCGAACTCGGCGTCGTCTTCGGCTCTCGGGTCCGCGGGACTGCGACCGAGGCGAGCGACACCGACCTGCTGCTCGTCGCAGCCGACTTCGCCGGCGTTCCCGGCTACCGACGTCCCGCGCCGATCCTCGAACGTTGGGAGCACGCTCGCTACGGCCCGGTCGACGTGCTCTGCTATACGCCCGAAGAGTACAACGAGTTCCGCGAGCGCGACGAACGGACGCTGCCCGACAGAGCGCGCGCGGAGGGTATTGTTCTCCTCAGTGAGCCGAACGGCAGCGAGATTCACGCAGATCCGGCGGAGACGAAGGACGCTCGCCGGGAGTAG
- a CDS encoding SRPBCC family protein produces MREVAASRFVRATPAAVGRALTPASLVEYEGSFTVYEVEDTDDGWLVIAGSRGVEFALAFEAREDGLVYEQRGDGPLEALETTVTYRPENEGTRIEMTSGVSAGLPLPALTDRVAAWKRRGELRRALRQLANAIE; encoded by the coding sequence ATGCGCGAAGTGGCGGCGTCGCGGTTCGTCCGAGCGACCCCGGCGGCGGTTGGGCGCGCGCTTACCCCGGCGTCGCTCGTGGAGTACGAGGGGAGTTTCACCGTCTACGAGGTGGAGGATACCGACGACGGCTGGCTCGTGATCGCCGGCTCCCGGGGTGTCGAGTTCGCGCTCGCGTTCGAGGCCCGCGAGGACGGTCTGGTGTACGAACAGCGCGGTGACGGTCCCTTGGAGGCGCTCGAAACCACGGTCACCTACCGCCCCGAAAACGAGGGCACCCGCATCGAAATGACCTCCGGCGTGAGCGCTGGCCTCCCCCTCCCCGCACTCACCGACCGGGTGGCCGCGTGGAAGCGCCGCGGGGAACTCCGGCGCGCACTCCGGCAGCTCGCGAACGCCATCGAGTGA
- a CDS encoding 2Fe-2S iron-sulfur cluster-binding protein has product MTDHTVEFVGTGESITVSEKETILSRCIEEGIAQEYSCRVGMCLACSAEILDGEVTQPAARGLSDTESEGYALTCMARPLSDLKLDRGKYPPSIEGDAIAGGEPASADD; this is encoded by the coding sequence ATGACCGATCATACTGTGGAGTTCGTGGGCACCGGCGAATCGATCACCGTCTCCGAGAAGGAGACCATCCTGAGTCGGTGCATCGAGGAAGGGATCGCCCAGGAGTACTCCTGCCGTGTCGGGATGTGTCTCGCGTGCTCGGCCGAGATCCTCGACGGCGAGGTGACTCAGCCGGCGGCACGCGGCCTCTCCGATACAGAGTCCGAAGGGTACGCGCTGACCTGCATGGCCCGTCCGCTTTCCGATCTCAAACTCGACCGCGGGAAGTACCCGCCGAGCATCGAGGGCGACGCCATCGCTGGCGGCGAGCCCGCGTCAGCCGACGATTGA
- a CDS encoding ArsA family ATPase yields the protein MEKFVFFGGKGGVGKTTVSSAYALKCAREGLATLVVSTDPAHSTSDVFDQPFGDEPRPVEGHDGLDAMEIDPDEAVDDHLMETKRALADQVSPAMVNEIDKQIELAHQTPGAYEAALFDRFIDVMENADEYDRVVFDTAPTGGALRLLSLPEFLEDWIDRLIEKRTTSIDLYERAAIGDREARRQLDDDPIIARLRERKEMFEFAGRTLREEATFYLVLNPDELSIRETDDALADLAEYGLDVGGLVVNRLTPEPDDDEHGRGGTYLRERCATERERVARIHEKFAQPVVATIETRVEEVKGDLLDEVAAELEIAAVATASEQ from the coding sequence ATGGAGAAATTCGTCTTCTTCGGCGGCAAGGGTGGCGTCGGCAAGACCACGGTATCCAGCGCGTACGCACTCAAGTGTGCGCGCGAGGGGCTCGCCACGCTCGTGGTCTCGACCGACCCCGCCCACAGCACGTCGGACGTGTTCGACCAACCCTTCGGCGACGAGCCTCGTCCGGTCGAGGGCCACGATGGGCTCGACGCGATGGAGATCGATCCCGACGAGGCGGTCGACGACCATCTGATGGAGACCAAACGCGCGCTCGCCGATCAGGTCAGCCCCGCGATGGTCAACGAGATCGACAAGCAGATCGAGCTCGCCCACCAGACTCCCGGCGCGTACGAAGCCGCGCTGTTCGACCGGTTCATCGACGTGATGGAAAACGCCGATGAGTACGACCGCGTTGTGTTCGACACCGCCCCCACGGGTGGGGCGCTCCGCCTGCTCTCGCTGCCCGAGTTCCTCGAAGACTGGATCGACCGCCTCATCGAGAAGCGAACCACGAGTATCGACCTCTACGAGCGCGCGGCGATCGGCGACCGCGAGGCACGCCGGCAGCTCGACGACGACCCGATCATCGCGCGGCTGCGCGAACGCAAGGAGATGTTCGAGTTCGCGGGGCGGACGCTCCGCGAAGAGGCCACCTTCTACCTCGTGCTCAACCCCGACGAGCTCTCGATCCGCGAAACCGACGACGCGCTCGCCGACCTCGCGGAGTACGGTCTCGACGTCGGCGGCCTCGTCGTCAACCGGCTGACGCCCGAACCCGACGACGACGAACACGGCCGGGGCGGAACCTACCTCCGCGAACGGTGTGCGACCGAGCGCGAGCGCGTCGCCCGGATCCACGAGAAGTTCGCCCAGCCGGTGGTGGCGACCATCGAGACGCGCGTCGAGGAAGTCAAAGGCGACCTGCTCGACGAGGTCGCCGCCGAGCTCGAGATCGCGGCCGTGGCTACGGCCAGCGAGCAGTAA
- a CDS encoding DUF7110 family protein, translating into MTNCVFQLHSTLELPLEDVHEFLEDPDLPEGVESIDFTRRNNTLIVRAVAADDSISKYTPTAQLKASVTENRVYEELPEDEQPPHPGGPQWGGGPGEDEEPPPSELVEYACFKGDRETVLQNTALQYSMFEVLREIARIAEKGTLTAIAAVDEELEATRIVDGEERPASLEVVEDPTEGPAASKGVDWRNNEFISE; encoded by the coding sequence ATGACCAACTGCGTATTCCAGCTTCACTCCACGCTCGAACTGCCCCTCGAAGACGTCCACGAGTTCCTCGAGGACCCTGATCTCCCCGAGGGCGTCGAATCGATCGATTTCACCCGTCGGAACAACACGCTGATCGTTCGTGCGGTCGCCGCCGACGACTCCATCAGCAAGTACACCCCGACCGCCCAGCTCAAAGCCAGCGTGACCGAAAACCGGGTCTACGAGGAACTCCCCGAAGACGAGCAGCCACCCCACCCTGGCGGTCCCCAGTGGGGCGGCGGCCCGGGCGAGGACGAGGAACCACCGCCCTCTGAACTCGTCGAGTACGCCTGTTTCAAGGGCGATCGCGAGACCGTTCTCCAGAACACCGCGCTCCAGTACTCGATGTTCGAAGTGCTTCGCGAAATCGCCCGCATCGCCGAGAAAGGCACGCTGACGGCGATCGCCGCGGTCGACGAGGAGCTCGAAGCCACCCGGATCGTCGACGGTGAGGAGCGCCCTGCCTCCCTCGAAGTCGTCGAGGACCCCACCGAAGGCCCGGCTGCGAGCAAGGGCGTCGACTGGCGGAACAACGAGTTCATCTCCGAGTGA
- the hisB gene encoding imidazoleglycerol-phosphate dehydratase HisB, which translates to MTRSATVTRETAETTVEISLTIDGDGESTVETGIGFFDHMLASFAKHGLFDLDVTCDGDLHIDDHHTVEDVAITLGEAFDEALGDRAGIRRFADRKVPLDEAIGSVVVDVSGRPLFRFDGTFSQDRVGEFTSTMAAHFCRSLAMNAGLTLHAGVEGENAHHEIEALFKALARALDDATRPDERREGTPSTKGAL; encoded by the coding sequence ATGACGCGGAGCGCGACTGTGACCCGCGAAACCGCCGAGACCACCGTTGAGATCTCGCTGACGATCGATGGCGACGGCGAGTCGACCGTCGAGACTGGGATCGGCTTCTTCGATCACATGCTCGCCTCGTTCGCGAAACACGGGCTGTTCGATCTCGACGTGACCTGCGACGGCGATCTCCACATCGACGACCACCACACCGTCGAGGACGTCGCGATCACCCTCGGTGAGGCGTTCGACGAGGCGCTTGGCGATCGGGCAGGGATTCGACGGTTCGCCGACCGGAAGGTGCCACTCGACGAGGCGATCGGCAGCGTCGTGGTCGACGTTTCGGGCCGGCCGCTGTTCCGGTTCGACGGCACGTTCTCTCAGGATCGGGTCGGTGAGTTCACGAGCACGATGGCCGCCCACTTCTGTCGATCGCTCGCGATGAACGCCGGGCTGACTCTCCACGCCGGCGTCGAGGGCGAGAACGCCCACCACGAGATCGAGGCGCTGTTCAAAGCACTTGCACGCGCGCTGGACGACGCCACCCGTCCCGACGAGCGCCGTGAGGGCACTCCAAGCACCAAGGGCGCGCTATAA